The Deltaproteobacteria bacterium genome window below encodes:
- the flgK gene encoding flagellar hook-associated protein FlgK: MSKISSMMDVGKRALSNSQTALQTVSHNIANKSTEGYSRQRVEIVTNDPVSSGRLRIGMGAKASQVTRVNNPWLEKQIQRENMNLGMTETKADSLARVEQVYNEQTNKGLNQFMTDFFNSFRELSNTPESLASRTMVRETAQSLVQDFKRVNRQLKDVQVDLDGQIKTTVDEINQYTKELATLNEKIQLVEVQGIPANDERDRRDLLLKKLGEKIDISWAEGRDGMVSVTAGNTAILVSGLSSRDLETSYTDERDRVEIFYRPSENGSLFSVTDQIRGGRIGGALEIRDELIEDHLSRVDTMAFTLATEVNKAHIEGYDKYGKSGILFFEMPESVKDASETLSLNESIKLDSGKIVAASRVDSPGDSTIANIISSIQYQKVMEEGNSSLDDYYNAQVGQIGTIAQRAIKTHENQKNILDQLGQIRESISGVSLDEETTKMIEMQKAYDASARLIRTADEMFDTVLNLKRL; the protein is encoded by the coding sequence ATGTCTAAAATTTCGTCCATGATGGACGTTGGTAAAAGAGCACTATCTAACTCGCAAACGGCTTTACAAACTGTTTCGCACAATATTGCCAATAAAAGCACAGAGGGTTATTCCAGACAGCGTGTTGAAATCGTTACCAATGACCCTGTCAGTTCTGGTCGGTTAAGAATCGGTATGGGGGCCAAAGCTTCACAAGTAACCCGAGTTAATAATCCTTGGCTAGAGAAACAGATTCAACGTGAAAATATGAACCTTGGCATGACGGAAACAAAAGCAGATTCCCTTGCACGAGTAGAACAAGTCTATAATGAACAAACCAATAAAGGATTAAACCAGTTTATGACTGATTTTTTTAATTCCTTTAGAGAACTCTCGAACACCCCGGAAAGTTTAGCCTCCAGAACTATGGTCAGAGAAACAGCTCAGTCTTTGGTACAGGATTTTAAACGAGTCAATCGTCAATTAAAAGATGTGCAAGTGGATCTCGATGGCCAAATTAAAACTACTGTAGATGAAATCAATCAATACACGAAAGAATTAGCTACCCTGAATGAAAAAATTCAGCTTGTCGAAGTTCAAGGGATCCCAGCAAATGATGAACGCGACCGTCGTGATTTGCTCTTGAAAAAACTGGGTGAAAAAATAGATATCAGTTGGGCTGAGGGTCGCGATGGGATGGTTAGTGTCACCGCAGGAAACACAGCGATTCTTGTTTCGGGATTATCCTCCAGAGATTTAGAAACTTCCTATACCGATGAGCGCGATCGTGTTGAAATATTTTATCGACCCAGCGAAAATGGAAGCTTGTTTAGTGTCACGGATCAGATTAGGGGTGGTCGCATTGGCGGAGCCTTGGAAATTCGTGATGAATTGATTGAAGATCATCTTTCAAGAGTGGATACCATGGCCTTCACCCTAGCAACAGAAGTCAATAAAGCTCATATAGAGGGCTATGATAAATATGGAAAAAGTGGAATCTTATTTTTTGAAATGCCTGAATCAGTTAAAGACGCCTCTGAAACTTTATCATTAAATGAATCCATTAAATTAGATTCAGGGAAAATTGTTGCAGCTTCAAGAGTCGATAGTCCTGGCGACAGTACGATTGCTAATATCATTTCCTCTATTCAATATCAAAAAGTTATGGAAGAAGGTAACTCCTCTTTGGATGATTATTATAATGCTCAAGTTGGACAGATTGGAACCATTGCCCAAAGAGCCATTAAAACCCATGAAAATCAAAAAAACATTTTAGACCAATTAGGTCAAATTAGGGAAAGCATTAGTGGCGTGAGTCTTGATGAAGAAACAACCAAAATGATTGAGATGCAAAAAGCTTATGATGCCTCGGCACGATTGATTAGAACAGCGGATGAAATGTTTGATACAGTTCTAAATTTAAAAAGGTTATAG
- a CDS encoding flagellar protein FlgN — protein sequence MDAVKEKAFEKLVSNLEDLIKFYLQLLDLARKEKEALVEADANKILELNSQKELHLQKIKLADTLRFKHAKELCVMIKADSENPRLLEIAQKIPGVMGDQLRNLHKTLDMVITRIIEINKDNELLTQKALQALNGTMNNIKETLSGKKTYERKGNYKQGPEQSGNFVSKEI from the coding sequence ATGGATGCGGTAAAAGAAAAGGCCTTTGAAAAATTAGTTTCAAATTTAGAAGATTTAATTAAATTTTACCTTCAATTGCTCGATTTAGCTCGCAAAGAAAAAGAAGCACTTGTCGAGGCAGATGCGAATAAAATTCTTGAACTAAATTCTCAAAAAGAGCTTCATTTACAGAAAATAAAATTGGCAGATACTCTGCGATTTAAACATGCCAAAGAATTGTGCGTGATGATCAAAGCTGACTCTGAAAACCCAAGACTTTTAGAAATCGCTCAGAAAATACCTGGAGTCATGGGGGATCAATTAAGAAATTTACACAAAACACTAGATATGGTGATCACTCGTATTATTGAAATAAATAAAGATAATGAATTGCTCACTCAAAAAGCCTTGCAAGCCTTGAACGGGACTATGAATAATATTAAAGAAACTCTCTCTGGAAAGAAAACATACGAACGAAAAGGGAATTATAAACAAGGACCAGAACAATCTGGTAATTTTGTTTCCAAAGAAATTTAA
- the flgM gene encoding flagellar biosynthesis anti-sigma factor FlgM, with protein MKITHNKVGQNLNLNDSGKSEKTESSQKSQTPTTLANSLFSPSSNEASKVDLSARAMEAKKIKELALAAPDVDQAKVEKFRKLIDEGKYSVNSKDVADKMVDEELSLFN; from the coding sequence ATGAAAATTACGCATAATAAAGTTGGTCAGAATCTAAATCTAAATGACAGTGGAAAATCTGAAAAAACAGAGAGTTCACAAAAATCTCAAACTCCAACGACCCTAGCTAATTCTCTTTTTTCACCTAGTAGTAATGAGGCTTCCAAGGTGGATCTTTCTGCTCGCGCGATGGAGGCTAAAAAAATTAAAGAACTCGCCTTGGCAGCACCCGATGTGGATCAAGCAAAGGTTGAAAAATTTAGAAAGTTAATTGATGAAGGAAAATATTCCGTCAACTCAAAGGATGTAGCTGACAAAATGGTGGATGAAGAATTAAGTCTTTTTAACTAA
- a CDS encoding inositol monophosphatase translates to MDLNQALYDSIKAAKIARQVLLDYYGKLSCVEEKHLAGLVSEADKESEKVIKSFLLSKYPETEFLGEESAFAGIGVNPGRAQEKARWICDPLDGTTNYVHQFPIFCISIGLEKNGELLLGVIDVPLLGETYTAIKNQGSYVNGKKLSVNSNTDLNKSLLATGFFPDNKPALKEQLDLFSLLVGDCRGIRRAGAAAYDLCQVARGVFDGFWEKNLSPWDVAAGQLIVEEAGGILRTYENQAHTPYSRSLVAGNSEIVNQMLTRFRSVLSKEHTKDL, encoded by the coding sequence ATGGATTTAAATCAAGCCTTATATGATTCTATCAAAGCAGCCAAAATAGCTAGGCAAGTTTTACTTGATTATTATGGGAAACTTTCTTGTGTTGAGGAGAAACACCTTGCAGGCCTCGTCAGTGAAGCGGATAAGGAATCTGAAAAAGTGATAAAATCATTTTTGCTTAGCAAATACCCAGAAACAGAATTTTTGGGTGAAGAATCTGCCTTTGCCGGAATAGGGGTGAATCCTGGACGAGCCCAAGAAAAAGCTCGTTGGATTTGCGATCCCCTCGATGGAACAACCAATTATGTTCATCAATTTCCCATTTTCTGTATCAGTATAGGCTTGGAAAAAAATGGTGAGCTTTTACTTGGAGTTATCGACGTGCCTCTTCTGGGAGAAACCTATACCGCCATTAAAAATCAAGGTTCCTATGTAAATGGAAAAAAATTGTCAGTTAATTCTAATACTGATTTAAATAAATCCTTACTAGCTACCGGTTTTTTCCCAGATAACAAACCTGCCCTTAAGGAACAATTAGATTTATTTTCACTTCTCGTTGGGGACTGCAGAGGCATTCGTCGTGCTGGAGCTGCCGCCTATGACCTTTGTCAAGTTGCCCGAGGCGTATTTGATGGTTTTTGGGAAAAAAACTTAAGCCCTTGGGATGTAGCAGCTGGGCAATTGATAGTAGAAGAAGCTGGTGGAATTCTAAGAACCTATGAAAATCAGGCTCATACACCCTACAGCCGATCTTTAGTTGCTGGAAATTCTGAAATTGTAAACCAAATGCTGACGCGATTTAGGTCTGTGCTTTCAAAGGAACACACTAAAGACCTGTAG
- a CDS encoding SPOR domain-containing protein — MGAKSDVVVKLVLVFFISLFSFAIGTFVGKKYSDNQHKLAKLEPEAKAVHGERNVASDHESAEHGTPASVKNHNEKSEMVSDEEIKKLTEEALKKEEFIADDTKGEKPIHNPNVPKTAVKNAHHHDEALAAAQAFLDGKAPEAKDDAKKEARIPSSLPKDVAQYAVGKFTVQVASYAEKADAEKKANQLKEMGYQANVFTAQVGGKNWYRVSFGLFSSQNEALSEKQKYLEQNKTESALVQKIKN, encoded by the coding sequence ATGGGTGCAAAATCTGATGTGGTTGTAAAATTAGTTTTGGTTTTTTTTATATCGTTATTTTCTTTTGCTATAGGGACATTTGTAGGAAAAAAGTACAGCGATAATCAGCATAAATTGGCTAAATTAGAACCAGAAGCCAAAGCAGTTCATGGCGAAAGAAATGTAGCCAGTGATCATGAGAGCGCAGAACATGGCACCCCTGCATCTGTAAAAAACCATAATGAAAAATCAGAAATGGTATCCGATGAAGAGATTAAAAAACTAACAGAAGAGGCTTTAAAAAAAGAAGAATTTATTGCTGACGACACTAAAGGAGAAAAACCAATACACAATCCTAACGTGCCCAAAACAGCAGTAAAAAATGCACATCATCATGATGAAGCCTTGGCTGCGGCCCAGGCATTTTTAGATGGTAAAGCACCAGAGGCTAAAGACGATGCAAAAAAAGAAGCGCGAATTCCATCAAGTCTCCCTAAGGATGTGGCTCAATATGCAGTGGGAAAGTTTACGGTTCAAGTTGCATCTTACGCGGAAAAAGCAGACGCGGAAAAAAAAGCAAATCAACTTAAAGAAATGGGCTATCAGGCAAATGTTTTCACGGCACAAGTGGGTGGAAAGAACTGGTACCGAGTATCCTTTGGCTTATTTTCTAGCCAGAATGAAGCCTTATCTGAAAAACAAAAATATTTAGAGCAAAATAAAACGGAATCTGCACTTGTACAAAAAATTAAAAATTAA
- a CDS encoding alkaline phosphatase family protein has translation MLFSVKGFAAQPPKFVIYLVFDQMRADYLLKYRSEFKSAISKTNGLGGFAYLMEKGAYYPYAQYEVLQNMTCPGHAMISTGSWPINTGISMNDWYSRNTEKLEYCVDDSKDGISPRKLLTTTVSDEFKNLDKPSKVFGVALKDRSAVMLAGHRADGAFWFNEKKWIWESSSYYKESPKWILDHNKKLIPKIADKSLFLTNWGTETTINMAIDLIKNENLGKTKGTDFLFLSFSTHDLAGHEYGPNSEEMKKLTLEEDRELSRFLNFLNQKFNLNENVEIILTADHGVPSSVEYSQKNKIAADHLDEIKIVENIYSELNKKYSPNEKQEWFTSMRLFHFFVNLKTLNKLKIDKKEFLETSRELLLKENLAEEILIPSNFKNQLPVSTQLRNQVQNSYVESQWGDLILVPRPYYMNKGKTYTVNHLTGYVYDRTVPLIFFGKNFKTGLFYQKVFVVDIAPTVAATLGSLPGAKSDGRMLHEILKSN, from the coding sequence GTGTTGTTTTCAGTAAAAGGTTTTGCTGCTCAACCTCCAAAATTTGTAATTTATTTAGTATTCGATCAAATGAGAGCCGATTACCTATTGAAATATAGGTCTGAATTTAAGAGCGCTATATCAAAAACAAATGGTTTAGGTGGATTTGCCTATTTAATGGAAAAAGGTGCGTACTATCCGTATGCTCAGTATGAAGTTTTACAAAACATGACCTGCCCGGGGCATGCGATGATTTCAACTGGGTCTTGGCCAATAAATACAGGAATTTCAATGAATGACTGGTATTCTCGAAATACAGAGAAACTAGAATATTGTGTTGATGACAGTAAAGATGGCATTTCGCCGAGAAAGTTATTAACAACAACAGTCAGTGATGAATTTAAAAATTTAGATAAACCAAGTAAAGTTTTCGGAGTAGCTCTAAAAGACAGATCCGCCGTCATGTTGGCGGGGCACCGGGCAGATGGAGCCTTTTGGTTTAATGAGAAAAAATGGATTTGGGAAAGTAGTTCCTATTATAAAGAATCCCCTAAATGGATTTTAGATCATAATAAAAAATTAATTCCTAAGATTGCTGATAAAAGTTTGTTTCTTACAAATTGGGGAACTGAAACGACTATTAATATGGCGATAGATTTAATCAAGAACGAAAATTTGGGAAAAACAAAGGGAACAGATTTTTTATTTTTGAGTTTTTCGACTCATGACCTTGCAGGTCATGAGTATGGTCCTAACTCAGAAGAAATGAAAAAGTTAACCCTAGAAGAAGACAGAGAGCTATCTAGATTTTTAAATTTCTTAAATCAAAAATTTAATTTAAATGAGAATGTAGAAATAATTTTAACTGCCGATCATGGGGTTCCCTCTTCTGTTGAGTATTCTCAAAAAAATAAAATTGCGGCAGATCATTTGGATGAAATAAAAATTGTAGAGAATATTTATTCAGAATTAAACAAAAAATATTCACCAAATGAAAAACAAGAATGGTTTACCTCCATGAGACTATTTCATTTTTTCGTAAATTTAAAAACTTTGAATAAATTAAAAATCGATAAAAAGGAATTTTTAGAAACCAGCAGGGAGTTACTTTTGAAAGAAAATTTGGCAGAGGAAATTCTTATCCCTTCTAATTTTAAAAATCAATTGCCGGTGAGCACTCAGCTCAGAAATCAAGTTCAAAATAGCTATGTTGAAAGTCAGTGGGGAGATTTAATATTAGTGCCTAGACCCTATTATATGAACAAAGGGAAAACCTACACAGTGAATCATCTTACAGGATACGTATATGACAGGACCGTACCACTCATTTTCTTTGGTAAAAACTTTAAGACAGGACTTTTTTATCAAAAAGTTTTTGTCGTAGATATTGCTCCTACCGTTGCGGCCACTTTGGGAAGCCTTCCAGGAGCCAAATCAGATGGAAGGATGCTGCATGAAATCCTTAAATCTAATTAG
- a CDS encoding HAD-IG family 5'-nucleotidase, giving the protein MNQKVFVNRTLNLKKIKYIGLDMDHTLVRYHSQAFESLSYSTIVKKLISKKNYPSTLTKLNFDYNFAIRGLVIDRKKGNLLKLNRYTAIRASYHGLKPLDFKTHQKLYRSTYIDLGDSDFMAIDTFFSISLAVLYAQIVDLKDSDSSNLYPEYAQIADDILYALDEAHRDGSLKNEVKDNLGKYIIKDPKVVEGLEKYKKHGKKIFVLTNSDYHYTKLLMDYAVTPFLKEHKSWSDLFELVITFAQKPKFFYEKRSFLKVNPVDGSMSNYDYPLVHGVYQGGNAFQFTDDLQLDGDEILYIGDHIYGDILRLKKDCNWRTAMVLEELEQEVINNEKAEPLVKEIEKLMKFKEPLEDKYTELMTEKSENKSIKDEEINELQEKISIVDTQISQLIKKQQVIYNLQWGQLMRSGNEESYLAYQVERYACVYMSKLSDLVTLSPRTYYRAPRRPLSHETV; this is encoded by the coding sequence ATGAATCAAAAAGTATTTGTCAATAGAACATTAAATCTTAAAAAAATAAAGTATATCGGCCTGGATATGGATCATACTCTTGTCAGGTATCACAGCCAAGCATTTGAAAGCCTCTCCTATTCTACAATTGTAAAAAAACTTATAAGTAAAAAAAATTATCCTTCCACATTAACAAAATTAAATTTTGATTATAATTTTGCGATCCGGGGACTAGTTATTGATAGAAAAAAAGGAAATCTTCTTAAGCTGAACCGCTATACAGCAATTAGAGCTTCCTATCATGGTTTAAAACCTCTGGATTTTAAAACCCATCAAAAACTTTATCGAAGTACTTATATTGATTTGGGTGATTCAGATTTTATGGCTATAGATACCTTTTTTTCAATCTCCTTGGCTGTTCTGTATGCACAAATTGTAGATCTAAAAGATTCAGATTCTTCGAATCTCTATCCTGAATACGCCCAAATTGCTGATGATATTTTATATGCATTGGATGAGGCCCATCGAGATGGAAGCTTGAAAAATGAAGTCAAAGATAACTTGGGAAAATATATTATAAAAGATCCAAAAGTGGTTGAGGGTCTTGAAAAATATAAAAAACATGGAAAAAAAATATTTGTTCTGACTAATTCTGATTACCATTACACGAAGTTATTAATGGATTATGCAGTGACTCCGTTTCTAAAAGAGCATAAATCATGGAGTGATTTATTTGAACTAGTGATAACTTTTGCACAAAAGCCCAAGTTTTTTTATGAAAAACGAAGCTTTTTAAAAGTGAATCCCGTTGATGGAAGCATGAGCAATTATGATTACCCTTTAGTACATGGAGTTTATCAGGGTGGAAATGCTTTTCAGTTTACCGATGATTTACAACTTGATGGCGATGAAATACTTTATATAGGGGATCATATATATGGTGATATTCTTCGGTTAAAAAAAGACTGCAATTGGCGTACGGCAATGGTTCTAGAAGAATTAGAACAAGAAGTTATAAATAATGAGAAAGCTGAACCGCTGGTAAAAGAAATTGAAAAACTAATGAAATTTAAAGAGCCTCTTGAAGATAAGTACACTGAATTGATGACAGAAAAAAGTGAAAATAAGTCCATCAAGGATGAAGAAATCAATGAACTTCAGGAAAAAATATCAATTGTAGATACACAAATAAGTCAGCTGATAAAAAAACAACAGGTAATATATAATCTTCAGTGGGGACAACTTATGCGATCTGGCAATGAAGAAAGCTATTTGGCCTATCAAGTAGAAAGATATGCCTGTGTTTATATGTCTAAATTGTCTGACCTGGTCACCTTGTCACCTCGGACTTATTACAGAGCCCCTAGACGGCCCCTTTCTCACGAAACAGTATAA
- a CDS encoding aspartate 1-decarboxylase, which yields MELNILKSKIHRATVTEADLSYEGSISIDPSLIKAAHFLIHEKVDILNCNNGERFSTYVIKGKKGQICLNGAAARKVQKGDLVIIVAYCQMSEKEALTYKPQVVFVDDKNQIKEKRVEKANLKSKY from the coding sequence ATGGAATTAAATATTTTAAAAAGCAAAATTCATCGTGCGACAGTTACAGAGGCCGATTTAAGCTATGAAGGTTCAATTTCTATTGATCCGTCATTGATTAAAGCGGCACATTTTTTAATTCACGAGAAAGTGGACATTTTAAATTGCAATAACGGTGAAAGATTTTCTACCTACGTCATCAAGGGTAAAAAAGGACAAATTTGTTTGAATGGTGCTGCGGCAAGAAAAGTTCAAAAGGGAGATCTTGTAATTATTGTAGCTTATTGTCAAATGAGCGAAAAGGAAGCCCTGACCTACAAACCTCAGGTTGTTTTCGTCGATGATAAGAATCAGATCAAAGAAAAAAGAGTTGAAAAAGCGAATCTTAAAAGCAAGTATTAA
- a CDS encoding type III pantothenate kinase, translating into MILALDVGNSQIFGGLFDNDKMVISFRKNSKGSSSSDEIGIFLRTAIRENGYLPETISDITICTVVPDVLYSLKGACKKYFNINPFVLQAGVKTGLKIKYRNPLEVGADRISNSIASTFLYPHKNLIIVDLGTATTFCAVTKDKEYLGGSIVPGLRISMEALESKTAKLPSVEIISLSEVLGKSTVESIQSGLYFGHLGQMKEIIFKLKQECFNNEETLVIGTGGFSHLFEKEKIYDYIIPDLVLKGLLISLQLNK; encoded by the coding sequence ATGATTTTAGCCCTTGATGTTGGCAATTCACAAATTTTTGGTGGCTTATTTGACAATGATAAAATGGTTATTTCTTTTAGAAAAAACTCAAAGGGCAGTTCTTCCTCTGATGAGATTGGAATATTTCTTCGAACGGCCATTCGTGAAAATGGCTATTTACCTGAAACCATTTCAGATATAACTATTTGTACAGTTGTTCCTGATGTATTATATTCTTTAAAAGGCGCCTGTAAGAAATATTTCAACATAAATCCATTTGTGTTACAGGCGGGCGTTAAAACTGGATTAAAAATTAAATATCGAAATCCCTTAGAAGTTGGTGCGGATAGGATTTCGAACTCTATTGCCTCTACATTTCTTTATCCCCATAAAAACCTGATTATCGTGGATTTAGGTACGGCAACTACCTTTTGCGCTGTGACCAAAGACAAAGAATATCTGGGTGGATCTATTGTTCCTGGCTTAAGAATCTCTATGGAGGCCCTTGAAAGTAAAACGGCCAAACTTCCCTCCGTTGAAATCATTTCTTTATCCGAAGTGCTGGGAAAATCAACTGTTGAAAGCATTCAATCGGGACTTTATTTTGGTCATCTTGGCCAAATGAAAGAAATTATTTTCAAGTTAAAACAGGAATGTTTTAATAACGAAGAAACCCTTGTAATAGGGACAGGTGGATTTTCTCATTTGTTTGAAAAAGAAAAAATTTATGATTATATCATTCCAGATCTGGTTTTAAAAGGTCTGCTGATTTCATTACAACTAAATAAATAG
- the coaBC gene encoding bifunctional phosphopantothenoylcysteine decarboxylase/phosphopantothenate--cysteine ligase CoaBC gives MLKSDLKTSNHILFIFTGSIACYKAVNVVSKLAQEGHQVQCVMTPSASQFIGTATLEGLTGIRVHTSVFEEGQIMGHIKLIRDADIVVVAPATANFINKISAGIADDLASTLFLAHDFKKPFILFPAMNSSMYHHPVTQKSMQNLAAMGITISSTGSGILACGEVGYGKLLEPELILTEIKKTLKGSSRPKKFLGTKSIFKNRILITGGGTQEKIDSVRFITNASTGSTSIKMAEFFTELGFQVTLLLSERVQEKICSEISLKKFSSFRDLNSSLKFELKNSKYDFVFHAAAVSDFSVKEIRSMSRNKSKSKPLPFPTIKGSNKIESNEEISLVLEPNFKIISKLKTYSSNKKVKIIGFKLTDSKLKNVKDAAVKKLLSDKNVDYVIHNDLHEISTDKTKHAFSLWDKKTGDSIPCAGIANLNTLVVNNILFGEPL, from the coding sequence ATGTTGAAATCTGATTTAAAAACTTCAAATCATATATTGTTTATCTTTACGGGATCTATAGCCTGTTATAAAGCCGTGAATGTCGTTTCTAAGTTGGCTCAAGAGGGTCACCAAGTTCAATGCGTAATGACTCCATCAGCTTCTCAATTTATTGGAACGGCAACTTTAGAGGGCCTTACGGGTATTCGTGTTCATACTTCCGTGTTCGAAGAGGGGCAAATCATGGGTCACATAAAATTAATCCGTGATGCCGATATTGTCGTTGTAGCACCTGCAACCGCCAACTTTATTAATAAAATCTCTGCTGGAATTGCAGACGATTTAGCAAGTACCTTATTTTTGGCCCATGATTTCAAAAAACCTTTTATTTTATTTCCTGCAATGAATTCATCAATGTACCATCATCCGGTGACTCAAAAATCCATGCAAAACTTAGCTGCTATGGGAATCACTATCTCTTCTACAGGATCAGGAATTTTGGCCTGTGGTGAGGTTGGCTATGGAAAACTTCTGGAGCCCGAATTAATTCTTACCGAAATTAAAAAAACCCTTAAAGGGTCAAGCAGACCAAAGAAATTTCTAGGCACTAAGAGCATTTTCAAAAATAGAATTTTAATCACGGGTGGAGGAACACAGGAAAAAATCGACTCTGTTCGCTTTATTACAAATGCAAGCACGGGATCGACTTCCATTAAAATGGCCGAGTTTTTTACGGAACTGGGTTTTCAGGTAACCTTGCTTTTAAGTGAAAGGGTTCAAGAAAAAATCTGTTCCGAAATCAGTTTAAAAAAATTTTCTAGCTTCCGCGATTTAAATTCTTCGTTGAAATTTGAGCTTAAAAATTCAAAGTATGACTTTGTTTTTCACGCAGCCGCAGTCAGCGACTTCTCTGTGAAAGAAATTAGATCCATGTCTAGAAACAAATCGAAATCAAAACCATTACCTTTTCCTACAATAAAGGGTTCAAACAAAATAGAGTCTAATGAAGAAATTAGTCTTGTTCTGGAACCAAATTTTAAAATTATCTCTAAATTAAAAACATACAGCTCCAATAAGAAGGTTAAAATAATTGGATTTAAATTAACCGATTCAAAATTAAAAAATGTTAAAGACGCCGCAGTCAAAAAGTTGCTTTCAGATAAGAACGTTGATTATGTCATTCATAATGATTTACATGAGATTTCAACAGATAAAACAAAGCATGCCTTTTCTTTGTGGGACAAAAAAACAGGTGATTCTATTCCTTGTGCAGGGATCGCCAACTTGAATACCTTAGTCGTAAATAATATTTTATTTGGAGAACCATTATGA